In Rutidosis leptorrhynchoides isolate AG116_Rl617_1_P2 chromosome 2, CSIRO_AGI_Rlap_v1, whole genome shotgun sequence, one genomic interval encodes:
- the LOC139892876 gene encoding E3 ubiquitin-protein ligase RING1-like encodes MSSRVYSGGGGGGNNSGGGTGPQLYFCYQCNRTVSITPAPDPSSELVCPDCNGGFLEEYENPNPNPNSNTNSFLPNPFLPFDDSSPFNSFSSGFPIAFSTASRTGEGGGGGGEFQNLNDLSALFGGPMSRPGGAQSPGEFNPFAFLQNYLNTLRAGGANIQFVIENQTGGGGGGDPSSFQLPSNLGDYFVGPGLEQLIQQLAENDPNRYGTPPAAKSEVEKLPSIKISKELMESDYSDCAVCKDSFELDEEAKQLPCKHIYHPDCILPWLELHNSCPVCRFELPTDDPDYENRSTQTSHTDVGGGGVAAGGGGSQGNPLTPRTLERRFRINLPWPFTGFGTNAETSNQGSGREEAREEDLD; translated from the coding sequence atgtcatCACGAGTCTAcagcggtggtggtggcggtggtaaTAACTCCGGCGGCGGCACAGGCCCGCAGCTTTATTTCTGCTACCAGTGTAATCGTACGGTCTCAATTACACCTGCCCCTGATCCTTCATCAGAACTCGTCTGCCCTGATTGTAACGGTGGATTCCTCGAAGAATacgaaaaccctaaccctaaccctaactccaACACCAACTCATTTCTCCCAAATCCATTCCTCCCGTTCGATGATTCTTCTCCGTTTAACTCATTCTCTTCCGGCTTCCCTATCGCCTTCTCCACAGCCTCCCGTACCGGTGAAGGCGGCGGTGGCGGTGGCGAATTTCAAAACCTTAACGATCTATCCGCGTTATTCGGTGGCCCGATGTCGCGGCCTGGCGGTGCTCAGAGTCCTGGTGAGTTTAATCCGTTTGCTTTTCTTCAGAATTACTTGAATACATTACGAGCAGGTGGTGCGAATATACAGTTTGTGATTGAGAATCAGACAGGCGGCGGCGGTGGTGGTGATCCGTCGTCGTTTCAACTTCCTTCAAATTTAGGTGATTATTTTGTTGGTCCTGGATTAGAACAGTTGATTCAGCAGCTTGCTGAGAATGATCCTAATCGGTATGGTACACCGCCTGCTGCGAAATCGGAAGTTGAAAAGCTTCCAAGTATCAAGATTAGTAAGGAATTGATGGAATCAGATTATTCGGATTGTGCGGTTTGTAAAGATAGTTTTGAACTTGATGAGGAAGCCAAACAGTTGCCTTGTAAGCATATATATCACCCTGATTGTATCTTGCCGTGGTTGGAGTTGCATAATTCGTGCCCGGTTTGTCGGTTTGAGTTGCCTACAGATGATCCAGATTATGAGAATAGGTCTACCCAGACTTCGCATACTGATGTCGGCGGCGGTGGTGTGGCGGCTGGCGGTGGTGGTTCCCAGGGTAATCCTTTGACACCAAGGACTTTGGAGAGGAGGTTTAGGATCAATTTGCCTTGGCCATTCACAGGGTTTGGTACAAATGCTGAGACAAGTAACCAGGGGAGTGGTCGTGAAGAGGCTAGAGAAGAAGATCTTGACTGA